A segment of the Alistipes communis genome:
CCGTATCGTTATGGAAGAGAATAAAGACTATAATCCGTCGCAGTACGAGGACGACGATCGAATGGAGGCTCCGAAGAGCGCCAAATCGATCCGCGGTTACCAGACGATCATCGTCATCCTGGCCGTCATCCTGGCCGCGCTGTCGATCCTCTATTTCAATATCCACCGTCAGCAGCAGGAGGAGTACGATCTGCTGTTGGTCGACCGCGATTCGATCAAGAGCAACCTCTCGCACCTGATGGAGGATTTCGACAACCTTCAAATTTCGAACGACAGCATTTCGCAGAGCCTCGGTCTCGAACGCAGCCGCGCCGATTCGCTCATGGAGCGGCTCACCAAGGAGCGTTCGTGGAGCTACGCCAAGATCAAGAAGTACGAGAAGGAGATCGGAACCATGCGGACGATCATGCGCGGCTATCTGCGTCAGATCGATTCGCTCAATACGCTCAACAAGAACCTGATCAAGGAGAACGTCTCCTACCGCAAGGAGATTTCGTCGGCCAACCTGCGTGCCGAAGTGGCCGAGGAGAAGGCTTCGGAGCTGAGCACCAAGGTACGTCAGGGTGCGGTGATCCGCGCACGGGGCATCCGGCTCGTGCCGCTCAACGCGCGCGACAAGGAGGTGTCGCGCGTGAAGAACGCCTCGCGCCTGCGCGTCGAATTCACGCTGGCGGGCAACGACCTGGCCGAGCCGGGCGAACGGACGGTTTACGTGCGCATCACCTCGCCCGACGGGTACGTGCAGTCCAATGCATCGGCGGCGACCTTCGAGTTCGAGGGCGAGCGGCTGACCTACACCGCTTCGCGCGACGTCGACTACCAGAATGAAGACCTGGCCGTGGGCGTCTACTACAACGACGGCGCCGGCTTCACGGCCGGAACCTACCGCGTCGAGGTCTATGCCGACGGCCGCCTGGCCGGTCAGAGCGACATCGTGCTGCGGTAAGGGCCGGTTTCGTTAAGGCGGGTGCAGAGCTGCGCTTGCGCGGGCTCTGCCGAGGTGAGAAGACGGAGAAAAGATTCGACGAAAAGGTCGGGAACGATCTGTTTGCAGCATGAAAAAAGGAGTCGCAAGACTCCTTTTTCCTTTATCTGCCCGCCTGCCGGACGGTGAGTTGACTCCACTCCATCCAATAGTTTGGAATGTTCGTGATGAACCGTATCCGGATCTCCTTTTGCTGTCCGGTGTTCGTGTCGGCGCCGAGATGAAGCGTTTGGAGATAACGTGGAACACAGTGCTGTTCGCCTTTGTATTCTACGTCGATGTAGTCGTAGATTTCCAACTTCTCCGATGCCGGATCGGGGGTGACCTTTATGGTGAATCCTTCGACCTTGTATTCTCCGAGTCCGGACATCGAGTATCCTCCGATACCGAACTCTTGAACACCTTTCGAAACGATCCGTAACTCGACGGTGTTTTGTTCGGCCGGCAGTTCGAGAATGTATCCGTCGGTTTCCACGAGCTGTTGCCCGTCGAGCATATAGATTCCACCGAAGACAAGACCCCCTTCGGTGTACTCCTCTTCTTTTTCCTTACAGGAGAAGTTCGAGAGTGCCGACAGCGCAATCAGTATGGCGAATATCTTTTTCATAATTAGGTGTTCGTTATTTCGCTCCCGCCTGCCGGATGGTGATGTCGGCGCATTCGGGCATGGGATTCTGTGTGATAATTCGGAATCGACAGTCTCTCGCTTGCTTTTGCCCGTTCGTCTCTGCGATTATTCTGAGTGTCTGTACATATCGCGGAATGTTCCGTGTCTCGCCGTCAACCTTGATCGGAATATAGTCGTAGATAACAGCATCGTCCCCCGTGAATCCGGTCAGGATCGTAAGGGTAATTTCGGGTGATTGATCCAGTTTTTCGATCTTTACGGCTCCTTCCGATACGATTTGCAGGTCGACGTCACGTTGCTTGGAGTCGATATCGATCGTATGTTCGTGCAGCAAGATCAGTTCATCGCCGTCGAGCAGGAAGACGTCGTGGGCGAGGTATACGCCGCCTTCGAAATCGACGTCGTCCTTGCAGGAGGTGCTCAGCATCGCGCCCAGCGCAAGCAGAACGGTAATCAGTTTTTTCATAATCAGTAACCGTTATTTCGTTCCCGCCTGCCGGACGGTGATGTCGGCGGCACTGCTGTCTAAGGCCCCGGGTGTCCAAATCCTGAATTTTACAATTCTGGGGAGTTTGAACGCATTTTGTTTTGCACTTATGCTGACGGTTTGCAGATAGCGCGGTCGATCTTTGTGTACGACTCCCCAAGAATCGACGGTGTAGTCGTATATCTCGGCCTCTTCGAGTTTCTTCGTGAGCGTGACGGAAATAGCGTCGGGGAGGTTCATGCCGAAGTGATCCAGATCGATACTTTGTTGGTTGTAGATTCCCGACGAAACGATTTGCAGATCGACGGTGCACTGCTGTGCGGGCAATTCGACGGTGTATCCGTGTGCCTCGATGAGATTTTCGCCATCGAGAATATAAGCGTCATGGAAATCCCAGTCACCACCTACTTGCTTTTCCTCACAGGCACAGCAAAGCAACGCGAGCAGGGCGATGGAGATGGTTGTATGTTTTTTCATTTGTTCAATATTATATTAAAATCCCGTAATGAGAAGATCTTGTCGATCGGAAGAGTAGTTGCATATCTCATTGTTTTTATTGGGGAATTGGATACTGCTGTCTAAAAACCAACCGTCTTGGTTTGCGTATTGCCCCCAGTTCATGTGGAAGAAGACATTCTGTGCATGATAGACCCTTTCGGAATCGAGTTCGATGTACCAAGGTCGTGGAAGTCCGTTGTTCAGCGCATATAACTTGTATTCCGTATAGGCGGTTATCGAGTTGCTGCCATCAATTACCCAAGCGTGGCCTTTATCGCGGGCTCTATCCTGTCCATCCGTATAGACTGGAAGATTGCTGTTCAGCATCGTATAGACGGTCGAGGCGTTATGACTCCTTTTCGAGCAACTGTATCCGTAACTTTCGAGAACCCGTTTCGCATGGTCGATATTGCTCGATCCGCTGTCGGATACGCGCAGTTCTCCGTGTAATTGCGCCAAAAAAGAGGATAAGGTCGAGTTGCTCGTTTCGTCAGGCATGTCCGACCAGTTGAAATAGGCGGGGTGTTGGTAGTAGCGCATCAGTTGGCCGACGGCGATGGTTACGCAGCCCAAGGGCTTTTCCCCGCCTATCTGTGAATTATAAGGTGCATATTGTCTCCATTTCGTCGTGAGGAACGGGCCTTTCTTTGTTCCCGATTCATGGTATTTGACCGTAATAATTCCCGACTCCATGCAGTTGTAGGGGGTGTCGACCCAAGCGTCGTCGCCGATAGCGGTTTCGCAGAAACGCTGATAGGCATCTTCGGGCATGTCGTCGGGTTTGATGGCCAAACGATACGTGTCGGCTCCTTCCGCGAACCATTTTCCATACCATTCGTTCTGGATGTCGTAGAACTCGTCGTCGGTCATTCGCGTTTGTACCCGTTCGGGGCGGGTGCGCTCTTCGTAGGGAAGCCATGCGGAGCGGCAGTCGAAGACGGCGGCGGAGTCGCGTGCGGCCTCGATCGTCTCGGTCATCTCCTGCAAGACGACGTCCAGCCCGCTCGGTTCGCGGTCGAGTGTGAAGGTGCCGCGGTCGATCTGCGCCAGGATAGGATAGCAGCGTTTGGTGGCGGAGATCAGCAGGTAGCCCTCTTGCAGGTTGACCGCATAGATTGCCGGACGCCCTGCTGCGTCGCGGATCGTCACGACGTTGCGGACGACTGCACCGCTGCCGGCACGGGTCGGACGGTTGCCGTTGCGGAAAATGCGGGCGACCGCCGCCGCGTCGCCTGCCGACAGATCGGAATCGTCTGCGACGAATTCCGCCGCCGGTGCGGGGAGAGAGGGCGTCGGGGCGGAGTCGGACAGTTCGGTTTGCTGACAGGCGCCGATTATGAGTGTAACGGAGATGACAAACGCTCCGAAAAGAGTTTTGTTTGGTTTCATAGGCGCATGTTTTTTTTAATTAGATTGGCTCTTAGTGCAAATATAATAAAAATCAAATGTAAAAGAAGGTATATTTGTAAAAAAAATAGCATCCCTTTTCAGGAATGCTACCTTCGTGCGAAACGGCAGGCGGAAAATTCTATTTTCCGTGCGCCTCTTTGAGAAGTTCTCCGAACTCTTTGAGCGACAGCGCCGTGACGTCGGGCTGCGGGTCGGCTGCCGAGGCGACCTCCTCGGTCGTCTCGCCCGAGAGTACCAGTACGCCCAGTGCGCCGGCGTTGCGGGCCATCGCTACGTCGGTATAGATGCGGTCGCCCACCATGGCGATCTCATCGGCGCGCAGGCCGAAGCGCTCCTTGATGCCGGTGAGCATGTTGGGATCGGGTTTGCCCAGCACGATGTCGGGCGTGCGTCCCGTGGCGTGTTCGAGGCACTTGCAGATCGAGCCGCAGTCGACCAGCACGACGGGCTGATCGGTAGGACATACGCGGTCGGGGTTCGTGGCGATGTAGGGGATGCCCTGCGATGCCCACCATGCGGCGCGGCACAGGCGCGGGTAGGTGAGCGTCATGTCGAAGGCGGCGACCACCACGTCGGGGACATCGTCGGCGCTGTCGGCCGTCGATTCGAAGCCGGCGGCCTCGAACTCCGAGATCATGCTCGGCGTACCCAGCAGGAAGAGTCGTTTGGCCGTCGGGTAGTGCGAGCGGATGTAGTCGATCGTGGCCAGCGCCGTGGTATACATCTCCTCGCGCGTGGCTTCGATGCCCAGCGTTTCGAGCTTGTGGAGGTAGTCGGCGATGCTCTTCGAAGGATTGTTCGTCAGGAACGAGTAGCCGATGCCCATCTCCGTCAGGTCGGAGAGGAACCGCTTGGTCCAGGGGAAGAGGGACATGCCCATGTAGATGGTGCCGTCCATATCGAGCGCCACGTGCCGGATGCGGCGGGCGCGTTCGAGAAGCTCCTCGTGCGGAAAGGGCGAGCGGTAGGAGTCGATTGTAGCCATGAATGTAATTTTAGTGCGGTTGCGTAAATTCGTGAAGTCCGGCCGCATGGAGCGGGCCGGACTTCGCAAAGATACGAAAAGTCGGGGGCAGAAGCAAACATTCATGTTTGATTATGTCGAGACGGAGTATCTAAGGCGAAGCCAAAGATACGAATAAGCCGGGCGCAATGTAAATTTATTTGCTTTTTGCCGGGCGGGAGCATCTAAGGCGCAAGTTGAAATAAAAATAAGCAAATGCAATGTCAGAATAAATTCGACATTGCATTTGCGGGATAAGGCGTCAGCCCAAGATGAAAATTCGCAGAATGACCTGACCGGTTATTCGGCGATCGCAGGATAGTTGTCCACCATCGGATAGTCCGTTTCGGCGGCCGTGGTGAAGACGTTCTGCGTGTAGACCTTGCCGAAACAGTCGGTTGCGCGGATCTCGACGGCCGCTTTGGCATCTTTGAGTTTGTAGTGGTAGAAGTGGTCGTAGGTGGTCTTGCCGTGCGAATCGGGATTCGCGCTCAGGACTCCCACGTGATAGCCCGCACCCCATGCGTCCAGCGATTTCTCGCGGGTCATCTCGCCGGTTTTGTTGCCGTTTTCATACACTTCGACCTTCCAGTTCCTGTCGTCCGAGTTCCAGATGTTGGCCACGATCTCGTCGGAGGCCGTGTAGGTGAACTTGTAGCCGCCCGCGAAGGTCGTCTCGCCCCGGTACATGCGGATCTGGAAATCCTTCGACAGCCGCGTGGGTTTGTAGTACCAGTTCTCGATCTTGCTGCCGGAGATGTCGTAGACGCCGTAACCGTTAGGGGTACCGTCGACGTTGATGGTCGATTTCCACCAGGCGCCGCAGACGGCACCGTGGATATGTTCGTAGACGTCGCCGTCGATATAGTTCTGGGCGTAGTGCGTGTGGCCGGCCATGATGTGGACGTTGTCGAACTCTTTGAGCAGGTTGCGCACGGTCTCGCGGTTGAACGACGTGGCGTTGCGCAGCGGAATATGCACGCAGAAGATGACGAGCTTCTCCTTCGGGACGAGGCTCAGATCCTGCCGCAGCCACTCGACCTGCGCATCGGTGAAGCCCCCTTCGTAGTCCGAGGGGTTGTGTTTCTCGTCCGTCAGCAGAACGTCGTCCATGGCGACGATGTGGGCGTTGCCCCGGTCGAAAGAGTAATCGCACGGGCCGAACTTGTATTCGAAGTTGCGGCGTCCGGCCAGATCGAAGTTGCTGCTCTCGTCGGTGACGGTGGGCGTCATGCAGTTGTCGTGGTTGCCCATCACCTGAAAGAGTTTCAATCCGATCTCGCTTTCGCGCATGGCCAGCGCGATGGGAGGCATCATCTGGTTGGTGACGTCTTTACTCCTCTCGTTGA
Coding sequences within it:
- a CDS encoding C10 family peptidase, which codes for MKPNKTLFGAFVISVTLIIGACQQTELSDSAPTPSLPAPAAEFVADDSDLSAGDAAAVARIFRNGNRPTRAGSGAVVRNVVTIRDAAGRPAIYAVNLQEGYLLISATKRCYPILAQIDRGTFTLDREPSGLDVVLQEMTETIEAARDSAAVFDCRSAWLPYEERTRPERVQTRMTDDEFYDIQNEWYGKWFAEGADTYRLAIKPDDMPEDAYQRFCETAIGDDAWVDTPYNCMESGIITVKYHESGTKKGPFLTTKWRQYAPYNSQIGGEKPLGCVTIAVGQLMRYYQHPAYFNWSDMPDETSNSTLSSFLAQLHGELRVSDSGSSNIDHAKRVLESYGYSCSKRSHNASTVYTMLNSNLPVYTDGQDRARDKGHAWVIDGSNSITAYTEYKLYALNNGLPRPWYIELDSERVYHAQNVFFHMNWGQYANQDGWFLDSSIQFPNKNNEICNYSSDRQDLLITGF
- a CDS encoding HAD-IIA family hydrolase — translated: MATIDSYRSPFPHEELLERARRIRHVALDMDGTIYMGMSLFPWTKRFLSDLTEMGIGYSFLTNNPSKSIADYLHKLETLGIEATREEMYTTALATIDYIRSHYPTAKRLFLLGTPSMISEFEAAGFESTADSADDVPDVVVAAFDMTLTYPRLCRAAWWASQGIPYIATNPDRVCPTDQPVVLVDCGSICKCLEHATGRTPDIVLGKPDPNMLTGIKERFGLRADEIAMVGDRIYTDVAMARNAGALGVLVLSGETTEEVASAADPQPDVTALSLKEFGELLKEAHGK
- a CDS encoding calcineurin-like phosphoesterase C-terminal domain-containing protein, which produces MKRIIYSLLFAAGALFAGCSDDDTQAPLNTPIQEGNNLYGVVTDPNGAPVGGIVVSDGFSCVATDANGVYQMPRHADAFHVFYRIPADREIPMSEGRPCFWQRLSKTQERYDFVLMPQQAVETDFKLVCIADPQVQKDTDLARFKEESVPDIRAHVSTLEGPVYGITLGDIIFNERSKDVTNQMMPPIALAMRESEIGLKLFQVMGNHDNCMTPTVTDESSNFDLAGRRNFEYKFGPCDYSFDRGNAHIVAMDDVLLTDEKHNPSDYEGGFTDAQVEWLRQDLSLVPKEKLVIFCVHIPLRNATSFNRETVRNLLKEFDNVHIMAGHTHYAQNYIDGDVYEHIHGAVCGAWWKSTINVDGTPNGYGVYDISGSKIENWYYKPTRLSKDFQIRMYRGETTFAGGYKFTYTASDEIVANIWNSDDRNWKVEVYENGNKTGEMTREKSLDAWGAGYHVGVLSANPDSHGKTTYDHFYHYKLKDAKAAVEIRATDCFGKVYTQNVFTTAAETDYPMVDNYPAIAE